A segment of the Filifactor alocis ATCC 35896 genome:
TACATCACACCAAAAATCAGTGCAGCATTTGTCATATTATCATTATTTGAACATATCCGGACGGATAGGTAACTGCCTATCCTCATGGGAATTCCACCCCCTCCCATGCTGATGGGTGGGCCGCCCCTTACAGTGACGTTAGCCAGACGGAAGTATCATTACTGCATATCGTTGCCATAAAACCGTTTCTCTTTACTTGCAATGTTGGTGTTTTTCGCTCCGTCTTTGACATTCAAAACCGTATATCCAAAGTTATTATTTCGGTTTCTTCTGTAAAAAAACATCATGGCGTACCCACTGCTTGGCTCCTTGCAGCCTGCCTTTGCAGGTCGGTATCCGGATTGTTCTATTCAGTTGTCAAGGTACAAATTAGGTAGGGGATATTATTTTATATGCCTCTCATAAGTAAGGACATTTTTTGACCTTTTTCGGAGGGTATTACAAAACTTTTTTCAAAAATTTTGCCATATTCTTTAATCCCCTTTCAATGGACTCTCTCACAGCTCTTTCATCGACCTGTTCCGATTTGGCAATTTCGCTTTTACTCATACCTAAGAAGTAATGTGCATAGATGCGATCCGCCTGTTTCTTTGGAATGCTGTTGAGTCCTCGGTATAACTGTTCTTTGGTCAATTTTCGCTCATAAATCTCATCCGGTGTCTGTGCAGTCAGCAAGATACTATTTTCAATTCCATTATCTACATCAAGAGAGTAATAGGCTTTGTATCTGCGAATATATCGCTGATAACTTGCCTCTTGAATGTCAAACACTTTTAAAATCTCCGCTATCTGATCCTCCACCTCGATAAAGAAATCTTCTTTGTAGAACGGGTAATAATCTCGTAGGTTAATCTTTTTCATTGGTATTCCTCCTTTTGATTTGAAAAACTTAAAAATCAAAAGGAGAGAGAGGGGGAGAGCGACAACGAGAGAGTATTTCTTTGCAAGAAAAAATGCCCCACCGGAATAATTCCGATAGGGCATAAAAAACTATTTGTATATTCTCATAGAGATAGAAAAAAACGATTAAGCTATATGCTACTGTTTCAACAAATACTACAGCTGATTTTTTATCTGCAAGAAGATGATTTGGCTAAATTTATATATTTTGCATATCACAACATTCTCACTCCTTCTAAAGAAAAAAATCATCCCATTTCAAATATACATAATAAATAGGGTAAAAAGCTGATAAGAACTTTTACATCAAGTAAATGGTATTGAAAGAAAAGAAAAAATATACGGCAATTCTCTGCGTTTTAAATATTTTATTAATTTCAGACAATATTCAATACACATTCACTGTGAAACTAAACGCAACTTATCAAAGGACGCCAGCTTTTTCAAAATGCTTTTTCAGCAGAATTTTTCCGATATAAGCACCGATTATACCACAGAACGCAGAAAGTAGGCACAGTCCGGCAAGGCTGAGTGGTGTCACCAATTCGATTATTTTGCTGATATAACTTTCGCCATACATGGCAAATGCTTCTGCAAATGCATCTTTCAAAAGTACAACAGAAATAAAAGCAACCAGCGTCAACCCGCAAGTATAAACGGCATGTGCCATCGCCATCCCTCGAAAACTTTTCCGACCCAGTGCTCCGTAAAGAAGCTCGCCAATCAATCCACAAAAAAGCATTGTAATCACATCCAACGGAAGTCTCCCCATAATCCAAAAGAATACAGCAACTACTGTGGAGGCAAGGAAAAAGGTTCCCTTTTTTGGAGCTTTTGACAAAAGCAACATCATAACGATCCCTGCCGGGATTCCTGAAATAGCCGGTGCAAACAAATAAGTAACCGGATTCATGCCTAAAATCAAAACCACTACAAACATACAAGCATAAAGCAGAATTGCCATTACACCAATCAAGATGAGATCCTTGACTTCTAATTTTTCTTTTTTTACATCATTGTTCATTATTCTTGCTCCTTTCAGAAAATAAAATTTGATAAATCTGCTCTCGATTTTCCTTACAAAACGGAATTATGGTAGGAGCTCTGCAACGTTCTAGATGTAATAAACAATCAGCGGTTTCAAGGAGAAATTCTGCGTCGTGGGAAATAACCAATACGGTTTTTCCTTGTTTTGTCAAGTCTTTTAGAAGTTTAGAGACACGCAACATATTTCTCCCATCCAACCCACTGGTAGGTTCATCGAACAGTATGATTTCTGAGTCTTTCATTAGTGCGACAGCAATAGTGACACGTTGCTTTTCACCACCGGATAAGCTCCCCGGATGACGATCTTTGTATAAAAGGATTCCCAGCCGATCCAATATCTGTATAGCTGCCTCGTTTGTCTCTTTGTCGTCCTCCTTTCCAGCAACCAGCTCTCCTAACACACTATCAGAGAAAAGCTGATAGTCTGCATCCTGCATAACATAGTACGATTTATGAATTCGATCCCTTTTGTTGCATTTTTTTCCATTGAAGAGAATATCGCCTCTTTGTGGTTGCTCCAGCCCGACGCATAACCTTGCCAAGGTGCTTTTACCGATACCGTTTTCCCCAACAATCCCGATTACCTCACCGGACGGTATGGAGAAGTCCAGTTCATTAAAAATAGGAGCCTCTTTATGATAGTGGAATGAAATTTGTTTCCCTTTTACCTTTTCGATAAAATCCGATTGAACAGTTTTTTTCATTTCCTTCCAGTAAGGGGAAACACACCGCAATCCAAGGTGTCTGCTTTCGTCGATTTTCATGCACTGAAACTCGTTTGCGGACAATTCTATGCGTTTTCTTCCGTTCTCCAAATATATCATCCGATCACAAAGTCCTGCTAGCCAATAAATCTTATGTTCGGAAATAAGGATTGTAGTACCTTTACTTTTCAGATTCAAAAGGATTTGCTTCAGACGTTCGGTTGCTTCCTTGTCGAGATTTGCTGACGGTTCATCTAGAACAAGAATTTTTGGATGTAGTGCACAAGCGGAGGCAATCGCAACACTTTGCTTCTGACCACTGGAAAGCTCTGTAACCTTTCTCTCTAACAAATGCGTGGCGCCTGTAAGGCTTGCGGCAGACAATACCCTTTCCTGAATTTCGGCTTGTGCAAGTCCGAGATTTTCACAAGGGAAAGCAATTTCCGAATCTACATCCAGCGTGAAAAACTGCGACCTGGGATCTTGAAAAACGGAACCTGTTAATGATGCAATTTCTTTCATACTCAGATCAGAAATTTCTTTTCCATTAAGAAAGATTTCTCCCTGCATTTCACAGGAATAGAAGTTTGGAAGAAGTCCGTTTAGACACCGTGTCACAGTTGTTTTCCCACAGCCAGAAGAACCTGTCAGCAGGATACACTCACCATCTTTTACGGACAATGAAAACTGATATAAGCTTTCTGCTTCCGCCCCAGCGTATTTCACGCTTAAATTCTTTATCTCAAGCAATATAACCACCTCCCCATATCCAAAGTAGAACATCCCAGAAGATGATGACTGCAAATAAAATATAGTCCAAAGGTCGCAAAACAACCGGAACAAGTGTTCCGCGACTACCTGCAAGGCTGTAGCCTCTGCAAAGTGCCGACTGTGACAGCTCATCACTTACTTTCAAGCTCCGCATCAAAATCGGAATCAAATAGTTTTCCATCGACTGAACCGGATGCAAAAAAGAGGGCTTCATATCCCTTAGCAGTAAACTTTCTCGTATACTGCCCACTTCCATTTTCAAAGTTGGAAAATAGCGAAATGCCACGGCAAGCGGCAGAATCAATTTTCTTGAAAGTCGCATATTGGATAATGCCGTAAGCAATTCGCTCAGTTTTATGGCTTTTGCAATGATTAGTCCGCACAACAGAGGCGGCTCATACAGAAGTATGATTATTTTAATCATGGAGAAAGTTGCCCCTACGATAGGTAGTTTAAAATGTTCTGCAATCAACTCCCAAACAATGATTGCTATATAGGGAAGAGCTGCCTTTAATGCAACTTTTTTGGATCCAAGACAGAACAGTGCCGCCAACAATACCATTCCAATTGCATAAATTGGAAAAAGAACACGTTTGGGCATCATAAACGCAAGCATACTTGAGGTAGCAGTAAACAAAATCCATACGCGGGGATCCGGCTTTCGTGCTTTAAACATGGAGCTTCCACCTTTTCATTGTATGTTCTTTTTCCCACATATCCATATAAAGTCCCTCTTTTGTCAGCAAGTCGTCATGAGTGCCTAACTCTACTATTTTCCCATTGTCCATCACGATGATCTGATCTGCAAAGCGAATGTAGGAGAGAGTATGAGCAATCATAACGACCGTTTTTCCTTTTGTCAGTATGTCCAGTCCCTTTTGAATTTCCAAAGCGTTTTCGGAATCTATACTGGAAAGCGCCTCGTCCATCAAAATAATCGGAGCATCCTTCAAGATAGCTCGTGCAATTGATATCCGCTGTCTTTCTCCTCCGGACAAAGTGTTTCCACCTGATCCGACCAAAGTATTATAGCCTTCTGGCAATGCCATAATAAAATCGTGGCAGCAAGCAGCCTTTGCCGCAGCAATCATTTCCTCCTGCGTGGCATTCGGTCTTCCCATGCGGATGTTATCCGCAACCGTACCTGAAAAAAGATAAACATCCTGAAAAACGACAGAAAGATGATTCAGCAGTTCCATATATGGGGTGTCTCTAACATCCGTTCCACCGATTCTAATTGTACCGTTTTTCACATCCCAAAACCGTGCTAGTAAAAGAAGAAGTGTCGTTTTACCACTTCCAGATGATCCAACCAGCGCTGTAAACGAGTGTTCAGGAATTATGGAAGTGATGTCTTCCACAGCATATTCCGTTTCATTGTCATATGTGAAAGAAACTTGTTCTGCCTTCAGTTCACAAGAGGATATCGTTCCGCTATCTCCGTTGGGAAGCGACTCCTTCTCCTGCAATTCTTTGATATGATCCAAGCTGATGTCCATTAGATTTAAAGTTCCAAAATCAAGGAGCATCGATTCTACCGGCTGATAATAACTTGCACTGATAATAGCAAAGAACAAAAATACAGGGAGAGATGTTATCTCTGCAAAGTAGAAAAAGAGACCACATACGAAAATTAACGCCATTCCTAATCGCACAAAGAGCTGAAACCACATCATTGGCACCTGAACTTTCAGCTCATAGTTCTCCGAAGCATCTCTATATCTTTGTAGGTCTTTGTCCATTTTATTAAAAATGAGGTTTGTCATTTGGTAGGATCGGATTGTTTCCATCCCGGAGAGATATTCCAACATGCTTCCGATACAGTTTTGACTTTCTGTCTGTCGATGTTTTCCATAACGAACAAATTTTTTTCTGCTGTCTCGATATACAAACCAAGCAGGAATGAACCCCACCATTGCGCATAGTGCCAGACGCCAATCCGCAATTAGCATCACGATGGATGTGCAAATTACAACGGTAAGGCCTGCAACAAAGCCGGACAGTGTACTGATGCAATACATCTCTACAAAGCTCATATCGTTTGTGAAAACGGAAGCCAACTTTCCTACACCTTCTCTTTGAAAATCTCCCAAAGGAAGCGTTGTAAGTCGGTTTGTTTCTTTTATACGGAGGTCACACATCATTTCATAACCCGCCGAAGATTGCAAACTGTTTACAGCATACTCAAACATATACCGCAAAATTAGCAGTGTAGCTAAAGTTCCACTGTAAATCATAAGTTTACGGCTTTCAAAGGCATTAGAGATCAAATCGTTCAAAGCAAAAAGGAGTGTAATATAGGTTCCGCCAACACAAAATGCTTTCAATATGTTGAATAACACAGCTGTAATCAATGCAGATTTTTTTTGACCTGCAATCTGTAAAATTCGTTTGATTCGCTTAAACATGT
Coding sequences within it:
- a CDS encoding RNA polymerase sigma factor, with product MKKINLRDYYPFYKEDFFIEVEDQIAEILKVFDIQEASYQRYIRRYKAYYSLDVDNGIENSILLTAQTPDEIYERKLTKEQLYRGLNSIPKKQADRIYAHYFLGMSKSEIAKSEQVDERAVRESIERGLKNMAKFLKKVL
- a CDS encoding MptD family putative ECF transporter S component yields the protein MNNDVKKEKLEVKDLILIGVMAILLYACMFVVVLILGMNPVTYLFAPAISGIPAGIVMMLLLSKAPKKGTFFLASTVVAVFFWIMGRLPLDVITMLFCGLIGELLYGALGRKSFRGMAMAHAVYTCGLTLVAFISVVLLKDAFAEAFAMYGESYISKIIELVTPLSLAGLCLLSAFCGIIGAYIGKILLKKHFEKAGVL
- a CDS encoding ABC transporter ATP-binding protein, whose protein sequence is MLEIKNLSVKYAGAEAESLYQFSLSVKDGECILLTGSSGCGKTTVTRCLNGLLPNFYSCEMQGEIFLNGKEISDLSMKEIASLTGSVFQDPRSQFFTLDVDSEIAFPCENLGLAQAEIQERVLSAASLTGATHLLERKVTELSSGQKQSVAIASACALHPKILVLDEPSANLDKEATERLKQILLNLKSKGTTILISEHKIYWLAGLCDRMIYLENGRKRIELSANEFQCMKIDESRHLGLRCVSPYWKEMKKTVQSDFIEKVKGKQISFHYHKEAPIFNELDFSIPSGEVIGIVGENGIGKSTLARLCVGLEQPQRGDILFNGKKCNKRDRIHKSYYVMQDADYQLFSDSVLGELVAGKEDDKETNEAAIQILDRLGILLYKDRHPGSLSGGEKQRVTIAVALMKDSEIILFDEPTSGLDGRNMLRVSKLLKDLTKQGKTVLVISHDAEFLLETADCLLHLERCRAPTIIPFCKENREQIYQILFSERSKNNEQ
- a CDS encoding energy-coupling factor transporter transmembrane component T codes for the protein MFKARKPDPRVWILFTATSSMLAFMMPKRVLFPIYAIGMVLLAALFCLGSKKVALKAALPYIAIIVWELIAEHFKLPIVGATFSMIKIIILLYEPPLLCGLIIAKAIKLSELLTALSNMRLSRKLILPLAVAFRYFPTLKMEVGSIRESLLLRDMKPSFLHPVQSMENYLIPILMRSLKVSDELSQSALCRGYSLAGSRGTLVPVVLRPLDYILFAVIIFWDVLLWIWGGGYIA
- a CDS encoding ABC transporter ATP-binding protein — protein: MFKRIKRILQIAGQKKSALITAVLFNILKAFCVGGTYITLLFALNDLISNAFESRKLMIYSGTLATLLILRYMFEYAVNSLQSSAGYEMMCDLRIKETNRLTTLPLGDFQREGVGKLASVFTNDMSFVEMYCISTLSGFVAGLTVVICTSIVMLIADWRLALCAMVGFIPAWFVYRDSRKKFVRYGKHRQTESQNCIGSMLEYLSGMETIRSYQMTNLIFNKMDKDLQRYRDASENYELKVQVPMMWFQLFVRLGMALIFVCGLFFYFAEITSLPVFLFFAIISASYYQPVESMLLDFGTLNLMDISLDHIKELQEKESLPNGDSGTISSCELKAEQVSFTYDNETEYAVEDITSIIPEHSFTALVGSSGSGKTTLLLLLARFWDVKNGTIRIGGTDVRDTPYMELLNHLSVVFQDVYLFSGTVADNIRMGRPNATQEEMIAAAKAACCHDFIMALPEGYNTLVGSGGNTLSGGERQRISIARAILKDAPIILMDEALSSIDSENALEIQKGLDILTKGKTVVMIAHTLSYIRFADQIIVMDNGKIVELGTHDDLLTKEGLYMDMWEKEHTMKRWKLHV